In a genomic window of Methylovirgula sp. 4M-Z18:
- a CDS encoding acetyl-CoA C-acetyltransferase: protein MPEAFIYDAVRTPRGRGKADGSLHEVSTLGLAATALSAIKDRNHLDTKLVDDVVLGCVDPVGEAGGDIGRASALTAGYGNHVPGIQINRFCASGLDAINFASAQVMAGQHDLVVGGGVESMSRVGIGASGGAWPVDPAIAIPAYFMPQGVSADLIATKYGFSRDDVDAYAVESQRRSAQSWSDGRFAKSVVPVKDVNGLTILDRDEHLRPGTDMQSLASLKPSFVMMGQQGGFDAVGIQAHPDVEEINHVHHAGNSSGIVDGAAAVLIGNAEAGQKTGLKPRGRIKAFANIGSDPALMLTGPVDVTKKVLARAGMSLSDIDLFEVNEAFAAVVLRFMQAFDVDPGKVNVCGGAIALGHPLGATGAMILGTALDELERTGKSTALVTLCIGAGMGTATIIERV, encoded by the coding sequence ATGCCCGAAGCTTTTATTTATGACGCCGTTCGCACCCCGCGCGGGCGTGGCAAGGCGGATGGTTCGTTGCACGAAGTCTCGACCCTGGGGCTCGCCGCGACGGCTTTGAGCGCCATCAAGGATCGCAATCATCTCGACACGAAGCTTGTCGATGACGTGGTGCTCGGCTGTGTCGATCCGGTCGGCGAAGCGGGCGGCGACATCGGCCGCGCCTCGGCGCTGACCGCGGGTTACGGCAATCACGTGCCCGGCATCCAGATCAACCGTTTCTGCGCCTCTGGCCTCGACGCGATCAATTTCGCCTCGGCGCAAGTCATGGCCGGCCAGCATGACCTGGTGGTCGGCGGCGGCGTCGAATCGATGAGCCGCGTCGGCATCGGCGCGTCTGGCGGCGCGTGGCCGGTCGATCCGGCCATCGCCATTCCGGCCTATTTCATGCCGCAAGGCGTGTCGGCGGATTTGATTGCGACCAAATACGGCTTCAGCCGCGACGATGTCGATGCCTATGCGGTCGAATCGCAGCGCCGCTCCGCGCAATCCTGGAGCGATGGGCGTTTCGCCAAATCGGTCGTGCCGGTGAAGGACGTGAACGGTTTGACCATTCTCGACCGCGACGAGCATCTGCGGCCCGGCACCGATATGCAATCGCTGGCGAGCCTGAAGCCGTCGTTCGTGATGATGGGGCAGCAGGGCGGCTTCGATGCCGTCGGCATCCAGGCCCATCCGGACGTCGAGGAAATCAACCATGTGCATCACGCCGGCAATTCCTCCGGCATCGTCGATGGCGCCGCTGCCGTGCTCATCGGCAATGCCGAAGCCGGCCAGAAGACCGGCCTGAAGCCGCGCGGGCGCATCAAGGCGTTCGCCAATATCGGTTCCGATCCGGCTTTGATGCTCACCGGCCCCGTCGATGTCACCAAGAAGGTGCTGGCGCGCGCCGGCATGAGCCTGTCCGATATCGATCTGTTCGAAGTGAACGAGGCCTTTGCCGCCGTCGTGTTGCGCTTCATGCAGGCCTTCGATGTCGATCCCGGCAAGGTCAATGTCTGCGGCGGCGCGATTGCGCTCGGCCATCCGCTCGGCGCGACCGGCGCGATGATTTTAGGGACCGCGCTCGACGAATTGGAGCGCACGGGCAAATCGACGGCGTTGGTCACTCTCTGCATCGGCGCCGGCATGGGCACCGCCACCATCATCGAGCGCGTCTGA